From Helicobacter ganmani, one genomic window encodes:
- a CDS encoding Crp/Fnr family transcriptional regulator, giving the protein MPTFNTLESYAPFNALAKEDLMLLSQITTFKHFVAKEMVLYEQTRVSSLFFLCKGCLKLYKVGRFDNEVFLGILENGLLLDFNSQNTKGEFFSFANLECVEDSLIACFDGIKLTQILEQNPCILALFFKETQKKIALFEEVIQKNLIFDSTAKIAYTLYFHLDSFNAHKKQENAAFLNIQPETLSRTLKKLHRDNILLTNKQGKIEIINPQKLHNIFKQD; this is encoded by the coding sequence TTGCCAACCTTTAATACTTTGGAATCCTACGCTCCTTTTAATGCTTTAGCCAAAGAGGATTTAATGCTTTTAAGCCAAATTACAACTTTCAAGCATTTTGTCGCCAAAGAAATGGTGCTTTATGAGCAAACGCGCGTTTCCTCTTTGTTTTTCTTATGCAAAGGATGCTTAAAACTCTATAAAGTTGGACGCTTTGACAATGAAGTATTTTTGGGGATTTTAGAAAATGGGCTTTTGTTGGACTTTAACTCACAAAATACAAAAGGAGAGTTTTTCTCTTTTGCAAATCTTGAATGTGTGGAAGATTCTCTCATCGCCTGTTTTGATGGTATAAAACTAACGCAAATTTTAGAGCAGAATCCTTGTATTTTAGCTTTATTTTTCAAAGAAACTCAAAAAAAAATCGCACTTTTTGAGGAGGTGATTCAAAAGAATCTCATTTTTGATAGCACCGCAAAAATAGCCTATACGCTTTATTTTCATTTAGATAGTTTCAATGCACACAAAAAGCAAGAAAATGCTGCTTTTTTAAATATTCAGCCCGAGACACTTTCTAGAACTTTAAAAAAACTTCATCGTGATAATATTTTACTCACCAACAAACAAGGTAAGATTGAGATTATCAATCCACAAAAACTTCATAATATTTTTAAACAGGATTAA
- the rsmG gene encoding 16S rRNA (guanine(527)-N(7))-methyltransferase RsmG, with product MKNLQTSQIALLKSYANLLLHWNTIHNLSGAKDIQSIQKNIQDSLYPLSLEELNLHTKTNLLDVGSGNGFPSIPLGIALGVPTILCEPNAKKAAFLQNIKANLNLKNFTIQRKKIESLELEIKPNLITSRATFNIKKFLEKCSKHISQETTILLYKGSNFENEIPKGLKYTHFQRDLLHYLVILGENLKC from the coding sequence ATGAAAAATCTGCAAACCTCACAAATTGCTCTCTTAAAATCTTATGCGAATCTGCTTTTACATTGGAATACGATTCATAATTTAAGCGGAGCAAAGGACATTCAAAGCATTCAAAAAAATATTCAAGATTCTCTCTATCCTTTGAGTTTAGAAGAGTTGAATCTACACACAAAAACCAACCTATTAGATGTTGGAAGCGGCAACGGCTTCCCAAGCATTCCTCTTGGAATCGCGCTTGGGGTTCCTACGATTCTCTGTGAACCCAACGCCAAAAAAGCTGCTTTTTTGCAAAATATTAAAGCGAATTTAAACCTAAAAAACTTTACAATTCAACGCAAAAAGATAGAATCGCTAGAGTTAGAAATCAAGCCGAATCTGATTACTTCAAGGGCAACTTTTAACATAAAAAAATTTTTAGAAAAGTGCAGCAAGCACATTTCGCAAGAAACGACTATCTTACTCTATAAGGGCTCAAACTTTGAAAATGAGATTCCAAAAGGCTTAAAATATACTCATTTTCAAAGGGACTTGTTGCATTATCTTGTCATTTTAGGAGAGAATTTAAAATGTTAA
- the tatB gene encoding Sec-independent protein translocase protein TatB produces the protein MFGMGFFEILMIAVVAIIFLGPEKLPKALVDMAKFLRAVKKTMDDAKENLEREVNLNKIKEEALAYKNSITQEVQTLSKDLELKDLNLDLEPNSSPSQTTKENPQTNQTTTKDSTLEKSSHSQSKEIQPNKLDKTTLRFGANLAEEQSQTQTTRNENV, from the coding sequence ATGTTTGGAATGGGATTTTTTGAAATTTTGATGATTGCAGTCGTAGCAATTATTTTTTTAGGACCAGAAAAATTACCCAAAGCGTTGGTAGATATGGCAAAATTCCTTAGGGCAGTCAAAAAAACGATGGACGACGCAAAAGAAAATTTAGAGCGCGAAGTCAATCTTAATAAAATCAAAGAAGAAGCCCTAGCCTACAAAAACAGCATTACGCAAGAAGTCCAAACCCTAAGCAAAGATTTGGAGCTAAAAGACCTCAACTTAGACCTTGAACCAAATTCCTCACCCTCACAAACCACCAAGGAGAATCCACAAACAAACCAAACCACCACTAAAGATTCTACCCTAGAAAAATCATCGCATTCTCAAAGCAAAGAAATCCAACCCAATAAGCTTGACAAGACGACTTTGAGATTTGGTGCAAATTTAGCAGAAGAACAATCACAAACCCAAACAACAAGGAATGAAAATGTTTGA
- a CDS encoding type IV pili methyl-accepting chemotaxis transducer N-terminal domain-containing protein, translating to MTKIVTRLIILGILTTFCVGVMILSVIFINQLGIQDGYIINIAGKERMLTQKITKEIFLINSQNSQDYTALNLALEEFENNLNTLRFGNPQKNINPPTKTTIITKLEAITTQWTHFKTIVEDFKSTSSKLYEDRKFLDENNIKMLFLSDNIVKAMVESKMPAHLIDDSGRQRMLTQRMAYLMTRYFHIWDDKSYRAFKESHALYHTIITNFYQNANYKHFPKLAKSIQEAYEFWQTYSKHIDNVLNLQEHIVEDLKQITSQNTAILNEIDWTVNLYSDISIHQRAYLEKFQYVAAFIMILLGFYSIYNLLNIRAHLGRFLQKTKLLASGKLNQNLTEAIQLEGESELSQASQNLSHFLQSLEQTKETSKQAIHLSELISEEIENISEEIRHKLAFAKISEERRKSIEDSINLSEDIAIQSSEQLIITARLLDKLHRILKEIESCC from the coding sequence ATGACAAAAATTGTAACGCGCCTCATCATACTTGGGATTCTTACAACCTTTTGTGTTGGGGTAATGATTCTCTCAGTAATCTTTATCAACCAACTTGGAATCCAAGATGGCTATATCATCAATATTGCAGGAAAAGAGCGAATGCTCACGCAAAAAATCACAAAAGAAATTTTCCTTATTAACTCTCAAAATAGCCAAGACTACACCGCACTTAACCTTGCCCTAGAAGAGTTTGAAAACAACCTAAACACCTTGCGCTTTGGCAATCCACAAAAAAATATTAATCCTCCCACCAAAACAACGATTATCACCAAGCTAGAAGCAATTACGACGCAATGGACGCACTTTAAAACCATTGTAGAGGATTTTAAATCTACTTCTAGCAAACTTTATGAGGATAGGAAATTTTTGGACGAAAATAACATCAAAATGTTATTTCTCTCCGATAACATCGTCAAAGCGATGGTAGAATCCAAAATGCCTGCCCATCTTATTGATGATTCTGGGCGTCAGCGAATGCTCACACAGCGAATGGCATATCTGATGACACGTTATTTTCATATTTGGGATGACAAATCTTATCGTGCTTTTAAAGAGAGTCATGCGCTTTATCATACCATTATCACAAATTTTTATCAAAATGCCAACTACAAACATTTTCCAAAACTTGCCAAATCCATTCAAGAAGCCTATGAATTTTGGCAAACTTACTCCAAACATATTGATAATGTTTTAAACCTACAAGAACATATTGTAGAGGATTTAAAACAAATTACATCGCAAAATACCGCTATCTTAAATGAAATTGATTGGACGGTGAATCTTTATTCTGACATTTCTATCCACCAACGCGCCTATTTGGAGAAATTTCAATATGTCGCGGCGTTTATTATGATATTGCTTGGATTCTACTCTATTTATAATCTCTTGAACATTAGGGCACATTTGGGACGCTTTTTGCAAAAAACCAAACTCCTCGCAAGTGGCAAACTCAACCAAAATCTCACCGAAGCAATTCAGCTAGAAGGAGAAAGCGAGCTATCTCAAGCCTCACAGAATCTTTCACATTTTTTGCAAAGCCTAGAACAAACCAAAGAAACTTCCAAACAAGCCATTCATTTAAGCGAACTCATTAGTGAAGAGATTGAAAATATTAGTGAAGAGATTCGGCATAAACTTGCCTTTGCAAAAATCAGTGAGGAAAGACGCAAGAGCATAGAAGACAGCATTAACCTAAGTGAAGATATTGCAATCCAATCTAGCGAACAGCTCATCATCACTGCTAGATTACTTGACAAACTCCATAGAATTTTAAAAGAAATTGAAAGCTGTTGCTAA
- the purU gene encoding formyltetrahydrofolate deformylase gives MQMILKIKTPDQKGLIAEITRVIFEFNLNILKNDEFVDKENNLFFMRSEMEGDCSIKSLQKAIRALLSPQANIEVFEAKRKKIVILCTKENHCLGDLLIRYDSGELNADILAVVSNYTLLEPLCQKFNLPFICIPSENLTREEHETKVLKVLERFPSDYIVLAKYMRILSPNFVKRFEGKIINIHHSFLPAFIGANPYKQAYERGVKIIGATAHFVNNALDEGPIIYQDITKVNHAMSWKDMQKSGRDVEKIVLAKALNLALEEKIFVYNNKTIVF, from the coding sequence ATGCAAATGATACTAAAAATCAAAACACCAGACCAAAAAGGCTTAATTGCAGAGATTACACGCGTAATTTTTGAATTTAATCTAAATATTTTAAAAAATGATGAATTTGTAGATAAGGAGAATAATCTCTTTTTTATGCGCTCTGAAATGGAGGGGGATTGCTCCATAAAATCGTTGCAAAAAGCAATCCGTGCCCTACTTTCTCCACAAGCAAATATAGAAGTCTTTGAGGCAAAGCGAAAAAAAATCGTGATATTATGCACAAAAGAAAATCATTGTTTAGGAGACTTACTGATTCGCTACGATAGCGGCGAGTTGAATGCAGACATTTTGGCCGTTGTGTCTAATTACACGCTTTTAGAACCTTTATGCCAAAAGTTTAATTTGCCTTTTATCTGCATTCCCAGCGAAAATCTAACTCGTGAGGAACACGAAACGAAAGTCTTAAAAGTACTAGAAAGATTCCCTAGTGATTATATCGTGCTTGCAAAATATATGCGTATTTTAAGCCCAAATTTTGTCAAAAGATTTGAGGGCAAGATTATCAATATTCATCATAGCTTTCTTCCTGCATTTATCGGGGCAAATCCCTATAAACAAGCTTACGAGCGCGGAGTGAAAATCATTGGAGCAACGGCGCATTTTGTAAATAACGCACTAGATGAAGGACCCATTATCTATCAAGACATTACAAAAGTCAATCACGCAATGAGTTGGAAAGATATGCAAAAAAGCGGACGCGATGTAGAGAAAATCGTGCTAGCTAAGGCACTCAATCTCGCATTAGAAGAAAAGATTTTTGTTTATAACAATAAAACCATTGTCTTTTAA
- a CDS encoding FAD-dependent oxidoreductase produces MNNSYDVAIIGAGISGSALFYALTHYTDLKRVVLLEKYEAPATLSSSGNNNSQTIHAGDIETNYTFEKAKKVARSAEMLVSYALFHQLQNKSIFEYQKMAIGVGDKEVEFMQKRHEEFKGIYPKLEFFTKEDIKEIEPNVIKLADGSDRAENVVGSGTRKSFCAMDFCSVAHHMVEKSVFGEHQAIFNYQVQDIIKQGDGRYTIRAKGKEPLSASFVLVNAGAHSLFLAQNMGFGLDLGCLPVAGSFFFIPGDKLRGKVYTVQHPKLPFAAIHGDPDVVAKGKNRLGPTALSLPKLERFKPGTYLDFFKTSGFGEAATTKIMWDLFSDSEIRNYILRNFLYEVPMIGKRFFIKEAQKIIPSITLEDLTYASGFGGIRPQVLDKKTKKLVLGEKKIKSGEGITFNMTPSPGATSCMRNALIDMIEIAEYLNATIKMDIIKTELNEESLEWLVD; encoded by the coding sequence ATGAATAATTCTTATGATGTGGCAATTATTGGTGCTGGAATTTCAGGAAGCGCGTTGTTTTATGCGCTAACGCATTATACAGATTTAAAGCGAGTGGTTTTACTAGAAAAATACGAAGCACCCGCTACACTTAGTTCTAGTGGTAATAATAATTCTCAAACCATTCACGCAGGTGATATTGAGACGAATTATACTTTTGAAAAAGCAAAAAAGGTTGCAAGGTCAGCAGAAATGCTAGTTTCTTATGCTTTATTTCATCAACTGCAAAACAAAAGTATTTTTGAATATCAAAAAATGGCGATTGGGGTAGGGGATAAAGAAGTGGAATTTATGCAAAAACGTCACGAGGAATTTAAGGGGATTTATCCGAAATTGGAATTTTTTACCAAAGAGGACATTAAAGAGATTGAGCCTAATGTCATTAAACTAGCAGACGGAAGCGATCGCGCAGAGAATGTGGTAGGTTCTGGAACACGCAAAAGCTTCTGTGCAATGGATTTTTGTTCTGTGGCGCATCATATGGTAGAGAAAAGTGTATTTGGCGAGCATCAAGCAATTTTTAACTATCAAGTGCAAGATATTATTAAACAAGGCGATGGGAGATATACAATTCGCGCAAAAGGTAAAGAACCCCTTAGTGCCTCTTTTGTGCTAGTGAATGCAGGTGCGCATTCATTATTTTTAGCACAAAATATGGGATTTGGTTTAGATCTTGGTTGCTTGCCTGTGGCGGGAAGCTTTTTCTTTATTCCCGGCGACAAGCTAAGGGGTAAAGTTTATACGGTGCAACACCCTAAACTACCTTTTGCGGCGATTCACGGCGACCCTGATGTTGTAGCAAAAGGCAAGAATCGTTTGGGTCCAACTGCTCTTTCTTTGCCTAAATTAGAGAGATTTAAGCCCGGAACTTATTTGGATTTCTTTAAAACCTCTGGATTTGGAGAAGCGGCTACAACAAAAATTATGTGGGATTTATTTTCAGATAGTGAGATTCGTAATTATATTTTACGAAATTTCTTGTATGAAGTTCCTATGATTGGGAAGAGATTTTTTATCAAAGAAGCGCAAAAGATTATCCCCTCTATCACCTTAGAGGATTTGACTTATGCGAGCGGTTTTGGTGGAATCCGCCCACAAGTGCTTGATAAAAAAACTAAAAAACTTGTTTTAGGAGAAAAAAAGATTAAAAGCGGAGAGGGAATTACATTTAATATGACACCAAGTCCTGGTGCAACAAGCTGTATGCGCAACGCATTGATTGATATGATTGAGATTGCGGAATATCTTAATGCAACGATTAAAATGGATATTATCAAGACTGAATTAAATGAAGAAAGCTTGGAGTGGCTCGTTGATTGA
- a CDS encoding DUF5408 family protein, with amino-acid sequence MQENKQTTLEKVQKTALKAVKISLIACVIMIVFVSLSLWVSLNQITATANLVKMQKEYALRLEKLENTLDSSRVNQ; translated from the coding sequence ATGCAAGAAAATAAACAAACTACCCTAGAAAAGGTGCAAAAAACAGCATTAAAGGCAGTTAAAATCTCTCTTATTGCTTGCGTGATTATGATTGTTTTTGTTTCCTTGAGCCTTTGGGTGTCGCTTAATCAAATCACAGCGACAGCAAATCTTGTAAAAATGCAAAAAGAATATGCACTGCGCTTAGAAAAATTAGAAAATACTCTTGATTCTTCAAGGGTAAATCAATAA
- a CDS encoding metal ABC transporter permease produces the protein MKKAWSGSLIELLGYTFVQNALWGAFCTSIICGIIGTLVVTNRMVFVAGGIAHSVYGGVGIAAFFGLPILVGATGFSIFCAILLAYMLLFAKERLDSLIGSLWAFGMALGVILVELTPGYNKDFMGYLFGSILSITESDIYLMVGFGLFLIAFVGLFYRIILGISYDNEFTQLQGINTRFFSILLMILIALGIVISMRSVGIILIVALLSIPAYCSEIFTTSLAKMMFGASLISFVCMLCGIAVAYFYDLQAGASIVMILAIFSFFLAVFHRFYKFQTI, from the coding sequence ATGAAGAAAGCTTGGAGTGGCTCGTTGATTGAACTTTTGGGATATACTTTTGTGCAAAACGCTCTTTGGGGTGCATTTTGCACAAGTATTATTTGTGGAATTATCGGTACATTGGTTGTAACTAATCGTATGGTGTTTGTCGCGGGTGGAATTGCACATAGCGTTTATGGAGGGGTTGGAATTGCAGCATTTTTTGGCTTACCGATTCTTGTAGGAGCTACGGGATTCAGCATTTTTTGTGCGATTCTTTTAGCCTATATGTTGCTTTTTGCCAAAGAACGTTTGGATTCTCTTATCGGCTCATTATGGGCTTTTGGTATGGCATTAGGTGTGATTTTGGTAGAATTAACGCCGGGCTATAATAAAGACTTTATGGGATATTTGTTTGGTAGTATTTTGAGTATCACAGAGAGTGATATTTATTTGATGGTTGGTTTTGGTCTCTTTTTGATTGCTTTTGTAGGGTTATTTTATCGTATTATTCTTGGAATCTCGTATGACAATGAATTTACTCAATTACAAGGCATTAATACAAGATTCTTTAGCATTCTTTTAATGATTTTGATTGCTTTGGGAATTGTGATTTCTATGCGTTCGGTTGGCATTATTTTAATCGTTGCACTTTTGAGTATCCCTGCTTATTGTAGCGAGATTTTTACAACTTCTCTTGCAAAAATGATGTTTGGAGCAAGTTTGATCTCATTTGTGTGTATGCTATGTGGAATCGCAGTGGCTTATTTTTATGATTTGCAAGCAGGAGCAAGCATTGTGATGATTTTGGCAATTTTTTCCTTTTTCTTGGCTGTTTTTCATCGTTTTTATAAATTTCAAACTATTTAA
- the tatC gene encoding twin-arginine translocase subunit TatC, whose product MFEDLKPHIQDLRKCLIRITLALLVTFLASFYFWEFILDWMVAPLSSALPKGRESVIFTQVGEAFFTAIKVAFFSGFIFALPVIFWQIWAFVAPGLYDNEKKLVLPFVIFGTFFFLCGCAFAYYIAFPIGFGYLINFGSQLFTALPSIGEYVSFFAKLMVGFGISFELPVITFFLAKIGLITDRTLKEYFKYAIVFIFVLAAILTPPDVLSQFLMAIPLVLLYGLSIMIAKMVNPYKESQEKDDEAGE is encoded by the coding sequence ATGTTTGAAGATTTAAAACCTCACATTCAGGATTTGCGAAAGTGTCTGATTCGTATTACTCTTGCACTTCTTGTTACTTTCCTTGCCTCCTTTTATTTTTGGGAATTTATCCTAGATTGGATGGTTGCTCCTCTTAGCTCCGCACTTCCAAAGGGACGCGAAAGTGTAATTTTTACACAAGTTGGGGAAGCATTTTTTACCGCTATTAAGGTAGCGTTTTTTAGTGGATTTATCTTTGCTTTGCCTGTAATTTTTTGGCAAATTTGGGCATTTGTCGCGCCCGGCTTATACGATAATGAAAAAAAACTCGTGCTTCCTTTTGTGATTTTTGGAACATTTTTCTTTCTGTGTGGCTGTGCTTTTGCCTATTACATTGCCTTTCCCATTGGCTTTGGATATTTAATCAACTTTGGCTCCCAACTTTTTACCGCACTTCCAAGCATAGGAGAATATGTCAGCTTTTTTGCTAAATTAATGGTTGGCTTTGGAATCTCTTTTGAACTCCCTGTGATTACATTTTTCCTAGCAAAAATTGGGCTCATTACCGATAGGACATTAAAAGAATATTTCAAATATGCCATTGTTTTTATCTTTGTTCTTGCGGCGATTCTCACTCCTCCTGATGTGCTTTCACAATTTTTAATGGCGATTCCACTTGTTTTGCTTTATGGATTGTCTATTATGATTGCCAAAATGGTAAATCCCTACAAAGAATCACAAGAAAAAGACGATGAGGCAGGAGAATAA
- a CDS encoding DMT family transporter, with protein MKNILFYILLVMAMGFWGASWAASKVLIEYASADVVAFWRFFFALLASCAIVFFLKIPLRIDKSALKFLSFAAFLNCLYSIMYFIGLNYGSAGKSGVLVTTLIPIFAYLLTFGFYKLKKDSTRVMKKNEILGLFLGILAGICLLDLGSWQQLFGKSNVFFVLCALDWAILTLVCRNLRIHPVAINLYITFLSVLLFSPIFFFQPSMLDIFTFEFRFWWMMFIVAVLSTAVGTSIYYMGVARVGATQASSFNLLVPATALLSSFIILREIPSVLTLLGGSLAVFATYLINLYQPKHFSWKSKKLEE; from the coding sequence ATGAAAAATATCCTTTTTTATATTTTACTTGTAATGGCGATGGGTTTTTGGGGTGCTTCTTGGGCTGCTAGTAAGGTTTTGATTGAATATGCAAGTGCAGATGTAGTTGCCTTTTGGAGGTTTTTCTTTGCCTTACTTGCTTCTTGTGCGATAGTCTTTTTTCTCAAGATTCCTTTGCGAATTGACAAGTCTGCATTGAAGTTTTTATCGTTTGCAGCTTTTTTGAATTGTTTGTATTCTATTATGTATTTTATCGGTTTAAATTATGGCAGCGCGGGAAAAAGTGGAGTGCTTGTAACAACATTAATTCCGATATTTGCCTATCTTTTGACTTTCGGGTTTTATAAGCTCAAAAAAGATTCCACAAGAGTGATGAAAAAAAATGAGATTTTGGGTTTATTTCTGGGAATCCTTGCGGGGATTTGTTTGCTAGATTTAGGAAGTTGGCAACAGCTTTTTGGTAAATCCAATGTATTTTTTGTTCTTTGTGCGTTGGATTGGGCAATTTTAACCCTTGTTTGTCGCAATCTTAGAATTCACCCTGTAGCAATTAATCTATACATTACTTTTTTAAGTGTGTTATTGTTTTCGCCTATTTTTTTCTTTCAGCCTAGTATGTTGGATATTTTTACCTTTGAGTTTAGGTTTTGGTGGATGATGTTTATCGTGGCGGTATTATCTACGGCTGTGGGAACGAGCATTTATTATATGGGAGTGGCACGCGTAGGGGCAACGCAAGCAAGCTCTTTTAATCTGCTTGTGCCAGCCACTGCGTTATTAAGCAGTTTTATCATTTTGAGAGAGATTCCAAGTGTTTTAACATTGCTTGGAGGAAGTCTTGCAGTTTTTGCGACTTATCTCATTAATCTTTATCAGCCCAAACATTTTAGTTGGAAGTCAAAAAAGCTTGAGGAATAG
- the queA gene encoding tRNA preQ1(34) S-adenosylmethionine ribosyltransferase-isomerase QueA, translating into MRELQLKSYDYILPKERIATYPIVPKEEAKLLVYERASDKITHTTFKDFANFLPQDTLLVFNNTKVLPARLYGTKVVQDSKNPNTKGAKIEALFHKEITPNVYLMQFKGRLKVGLLVAFEGGIFARILKDNQDSTLGAGFKEAEFFRIPQKNLQNYLQSFSKTLESPLNREEFFEFLEHFGHIPLPPYLKRQDTQADKKDYQSVFAKHLGAIAAPTASLHFSEESYKNLKQNFQNTEITLHVGAGTFVGVQSENILEHKMHKEYFFISQDSADKIYQASHITAIGTTATRVIEEFARNGKLRGECDLFLHPQNKPRKTNALLTNFHLPKTTLLMLVASFVSLDTMQRLYKEAIARNYRFYSYGDGMLIL; encoded by the coding sequence ATGCGTGAATTGCAACTTAAAAGCTATGATTATATCTTACCCAAAGAGCGCATTGCAACCTACCCTATTGTCCCAAAGGAAGAGGCAAAATTGCTAGTTTATGAACGCGCAAGCGATAAAATAACACATACAACTTTCAAAGATTTTGCAAACTTTCTACCACAAGATACCTTGCTTGTTTTTAATAATACCAAGGTTTTACCCGCAAGGCTCTATGGCACAAAAGTTGTGCAAGATTCTAAAAACCCTAACACAAAAGGTGCAAAAATTGAAGCACTCTTCCACAAAGAAATAACACCCAATGTCTATCTAATGCAATTTAAAGGGCGTTTGAAAGTCGGGCTTTTAGTTGCCTTTGAGGGAGGAATTTTTGCTAGAATCCTAAAAGACAATCAAGATTCTACGCTTGGCGCAGGATTTAAAGAAGCAGAATTTTTCAGGATTCCACAAAAAAACTTGCAAAATTATCTACAATCTTTTTCCAAAACCTTAGAATCTCCTTTGAATCGTGAAGAGTTTTTTGAATTTTTAGAACACTTTGGACATATTCCTTTGCCTCCCTATCTTAAGCGACAAGATACGCAAGCAGACAAAAAGGATTATCAGAGCGTTTTTGCCAAACATTTAGGAGCAATTGCCGCTCCAACTGCGTCCTTACATTTTAGCGAAGAATCCTATAAGAATCTAAAGCAAAACTTTCAAAACACAGAAATAACATTGCACGTGGGTGCTGGGACTTTTGTAGGCGTGCAAAGCGAGAATATTTTAGAACACAAAATGCATAAAGAATATTTTTTTATCTCGCAAGATTCCGCAGATAAAATCTATCAAGCCTCTCATATTACCGCTATTGGAACGACTGCCACACGCGTGATTGAGGAGTTTGCTAGAAATGGAAAGCTTCGTGGCGAATGTGATTTGTTTTTACACCCCCAAAACAAACCTCGCAAAACAAATGCGCTTTTAACAAACTTTCATCTACCAAAAACCACTCTTTTAATGCTTGTTGCTTCTTTTGTAAGCTTAGATACAATGCAGCGACTCTACAAAGAGGCAATAGCACGAAATTACCGCTTTTATTCCTACGGCGATGGAATGTTGATATTATAG
- the sppA gene encoding signal peptide peptidase SppA, giving the protein MKIFHLFTKILDFITKYLKVFIFLLVVGLIFTPKDDLPKQDANVARINLYGTILQSDTFLEELEKIEQNPKIQGILLVIDSPGGAIAPSVEISEAIKRIHTKIPVVAYAQGTMASGSYLAGVWADSIVANRGALLGSIGVIINGADISELAEKLGIKPQTLKAGIYKEAGTFMRKWNPQEEAMLKDLVEEQYKMFVQEVTLARKISLQEEPNFAQGRILSANNALKFKLIDKIGSLYDAQELLFIKANIQNPKWHKEEKDKIEIYLEKIFGDNIALGVQNGIALALEQLSKIWLKGN; this is encoded by the coding sequence ATGAAAATATTTCATTTATTCACTAAAATTTTAGATTTTATTACAAAATATTTAAAAGTATTCATCTTTTTGCTCGTGGTTGGATTGATTTTCACACCAAAAGATGATTTGCCAAAGCAAGATGCAAATGTCGCAAGAATCAATCTCTATGGCACAATTTTGCAAAGTGATACTTTTTTAGAAGAATTAGAAAAAATAGAGCAAAACCCAAAGATTCAAGGAATCTTACTTGTCATTGATTCGCCCGGAGGAGCAATTGCTCCAAGCGTAGAAATTTCCGAAGCCATCAAACGCATTCACACAAAAATCCCTGTGGTTGCCTATGCACAAGGAACAATGGCAAGTGGAAGCTATTTAGCGGGTGTTTGGGCGGATTCTATCGTAGCAAATCGTGGCGCGCTTTTAGGTTCTATTGGTGTCATCATCAATGGCGCAGACATCAGCGAACTTGCAGAAAAACTCGGGATTAAGCCACAAACCCTCAAAGCTGGAATCTATAAAGAAGCAGGAACTTTTATGAGAAAGTGGAATCCTCAAGAAGAAGCTATGTTAAAAGATTTAGTTGAAGAACAATATAAAATGTTTGTCCAAGAAGTTACCCTTGCACGCAAAATTTCACTACAAGAAGAGCCAAACTTCGCACAAGGCAGAATCCTAAGTGCCAACAATGCATTAAAATTTAAGTTAATTGATAAAATCGGCAGCCTTTATGACGCGCAAGAGTTACTTTTCATAAAAGCCAACATTCAAAATCCCAAGTGGCACAAAGAGGAAAAAGATAAAATTGAAATCTATTTGGAAAAAATCTTTGGGGACAATATCGCACTTGGTGTGCAAAATGGAATTGCGCTCGCATTAGAGCAATTATCCAAAATTTGGCTAAAGGGCAACTAA
- a CDS encoding PP0621 family protein has protein sequence MLKFFLLILFLVGVYLLFFRKNQQKPTKNDFKSTQDSIMLECTQCGTYVSNEEVIIKDGKYYCSKECAKLA, from the coding sequence ATGTTAAAATTTTTTTTATTAATTTTATTCTTAGTTGGCGTGTATTTACTTTTCTTTCGCAAAAACCAACAAAAACCAACAAAAAATGACTTCAAATCAACGCAAGATTCTATTATGCTTGAATGCACACAATGCGGAACTTATGTTTCAAACGAAGAAGTAATTATTAAAGATGGTAAATATTATTGCTCCAAAGAATGTGCCAAACTTGCTTAA